The region GCAAAATCACTTCGGCAAATTCCGGGATGGGTATATGTACCAGTGATGTGTATGCAAGAAATTGAAGTCCCAGGAAGTCTCACGCGTTGTATCCGGGTGATGATGGTCACGAATACAACCATGGATCAGCGGGAAGTACAGCATGTATTCCTTCATGGGGCAAAACAACTACGTCCGGATTTAATTGGAGAGGAAGGTAATGAAGCAAATGTACGGAAAACAAATATTAACTGAAATGGCACCATATAAACAAGGCAAACAAATGGATGAGGTAAAGGCTGAATACGGATTATCCAAGATTGTAAAACTGGCATCAAATGAGAATCCATTTGGTTATTCACCAAGACTAAGGGAACAATTACCATCAATACTAAACGAATTTGAATTTTATCCGGATGGACACGCGCAAGCTCTACGGACTAAATTAGCGGAAAAGTTGGCTGTCCCTGAAGATCAGTTGGTTTTCGGCAGCGGAACAGATGAACTGATACAGATTATTTGCCGAACATTTTTGTATCCTGGTGTAAACACAGTGATGGCCACCCCGACCTTTGGGCAATATAAACATCACGCACTTGTTGAGGGGGCTGATGTAAAGGAAATCCCAACCGTAAATGGCTATCATGATCTACCGGCAATGATGAAGGCAATAGACAAACAAACAAAAGTAGTATGGCTATGTTCACCT is a window of Lentibacillus daqui DNA encoding:
- the aroH gene encoding chorismate mutase — protein: MIRGVRGATTIEENNEQEIVTNTKELVEEMVDSNGIKPEDISHVFISVTSDVTAAFPAKSLRQIPGWVYVPVMCMQEIEVPGSLTRCIRVMMVTNTTMDQREVQHVFLHGAKQLRPDLIGEEGNEANVRKTNIN